The genomic stretch GCCTTGCTGGGCAATCAGCGGATCCTGCACCGGACTGCTGGCCAGCCAGCTCACCAGTTGGCTCTGCCCGGCATCGAGCGGCAGCCGGCCCGGGGTGTCGAGCAGGCGCCGACTGGCCTCGGCGTGCTCACCCAACGATTGCACCAGCCATTGTTCACTTGGCACGTCGAGCACCAGGCAGCGGCTGCCTTTCGGGCTGCCGCAGGCATGGTGGGCGCCTTGGGGGATCACCACAAAGCTCTGTTGCTGCACTTGGCTACCCTGGCCGCCGACCTCGAAATCGAGTGCGCCCGACAGGCCGAACACCAGTTGTGCGTGGTCGTGGCTGTGGACGATCAGGTCGTGGCTGTATTGGCGTAGCGTGAGGATCGGTCTCATCACGGTCTCCTGGGCAGGACCGCAGTTTACACCGGCGGGGTCCTGTTCCGGGCTGTCATCGGATTGGCGTATTTGTGTCATGGGCCATTAATCGCTGCGGTGCAAGCTTGTGAAAACTCTCGCAGAGGTTGCCCATGACCCGTGCCGAATTCGCCAAGCCCAGCCGTAAACAACGCGTGCGCACCTTATGGATTTCCGATGTGCACCTGGGCACCCGGGATTGTCAGGCCGAACATCTGTCGCAGTTTCTCAAGGGCTATCACGCCGACAAGGTGTACCTGGTCGGCGACATCATCGATGGCTGGAAGCTGCGCAGCGGCATGTACTGGCCCCAGGCGCACACCAACGTAATCCGGCGCCTGCTGACCATGAGCAAGCGTGGGACCGAGGTGATCTATGTCACCGGCAATCACGACGAGTTCCTGCGGCGCTACTCCCGGTTGATCCTGGGCAATATCCAGTTGGTGGACGAGGCGATCCACGTCACGGCCGATGGGCGGCATCTGTTGGTGATCCATGGTGATCAGTTCGACGTGATTA from Pseudomonas sp. S04 encodes the following:
- a CDS encoding helix-turn-helix transcriptional regulator, with the translated sequence MRPILTLRQYSHDLIVHSHDHAQLVFGLSGALDFEVGGQGSQVQQQSFVVIPQGAHHACGSPKGSRCLVLDVPSEQWLVQSLGEHAEASRRLLDTPGRLPLDAGQSQLVSWLASSPVQDPLIAQQGAILLLASLNSAAPHQVASKRLPYAALNGHIDQYAAYPLQVADLARIAGLSSARLHARFVAECGQTPMDYIRSRRLHIAVKLLRETALPIGEVACRVGYASQSAFAAAVLREFGSSPGALRRTVNER